A DNA window from Pleurodeles waltl isolate 20211129_DDA chromosome 12, aPleWal1.hap1.20221129, whole genome shotgun sequence contains the following coding sequences:
- the PDE4C gene encoding 3',5'-cyclic-AMP phosphodiesterase 4C isoform X6: MPEEARLLSTSWCYKKFKRMLNRELTHLSETSRSGNQVSEYISSTFLDKQHEVEIPSPTSKDEKKKRPMCQISGVKKLTHSSSFTTCSIPRFGVKTEQEGSLASEIEDSNKWGLDMFKVAEFSGNRPLTVIMYTIFQERDLLKTFRIPVDTFITYMMTLEDHYRADVAYHNNIHAADVVQSTHVLLSTPALEAVFTDLEILAAIFASAIHDVDHPGVSNQFLINTNSELALMYNDASVLENHHLAVGFKLLQEENCDIFQNLSKKQRQSLRKMVIDMVLATDMSKHMNLLADLKTMVETKKVTSLGVLLLDNYSDRIQVLQNMVHCADLSNPTKPLELYRQWTDRIMVEFFHQGDCEREKGMEISPMCDKHNASVEKSQVGFIDYIVHPLWETWADLVHPDAQDILDTLEDNREWYQNMIQQSPSPPPEERDPERTSGGDKFQFELTLEEEGETDTEHEETESPLEEDTSGSDFKTLATDDSESTEIPGSDEGVDQLSPTGVCRSVSQKSLPDYVAEGQGSPLKLSMVKKKQALNCNNRKSVERTLSQTDTSTSRVQTDLPRKESSGEKALSLDQEGNVTFLPLGT, translated from the exons ATGCCTGAAGAGGCTCGCCTTCTCTCCACTTCCTGGTGCTACAAGAAG ttTAAAAGGATGCTGAATAGAGAATTAACGCACTTGTCAGAAACGAGTCGCTCTGGAAACCAAGTCTCCGAATACATCTCCAGCACTTTTCTAG ATAAGCAACATGAAGTGGAAATCCCTTCGCCAACATCGAAAGACGAGAAGAAGAAGAGGCCCATGTGCCAGATCAGCGGCGTGAAGAAGTTGACGCACAGCTCCAGCTTCACCACGTGCAGTATTCCGCGCTTCGGGGTGAAGACCGAGCAGGAGGGATCCTTGGCGTCG GAAATTGAAGATTCCAACAAATGGGGCTTGGATATGTTCAAAGTAGCAGAGTTTTCCGGAAACCGGCCTCTGACGGTCATCATGTACACCATATTCCAG GAGCGAGACCTACTGAAGACCTTCCGGATCCCAGTCGACACGTTcatcacctacatgatgacactaGAGGACCACTACCGCGCCGACGTGGCCTACCACAATAACATCCACGCGGCTGATGTGGTCCAGTCGACGCACGTGCTGCTCTCTACACCAGCTCTGGAG GCTGTTTTTACTGATCTAGAAATTCTGGCTGCAATTTTTGCCAGCGCAATCCATGATGTTGATCATCCAGGGGTGTCTAATCAATTTCTGATCAACACAA ACTCTGAGTTAGCACTTATGTACAATGACGCCTCCGTCTTGGAAAATCACCACCTGGCTGTCGGCTTTAAGCTTTTGCAGGAAGAGAACTGCGACATCTTCCAGAACCTGAGTAAGAAGCAGCGTCAGTCTCTAAGAAAGATGGTCATTGACATG GTGCTGGCAACAGACATGTCCAAACATATGAACCTTCTGGCAGATCTGAAGACCATGGTTGAAACcaagaaagtcacaagtttaggagtCCTGCTGCTGGATAATTATTCAGATCGGATACAG GTGTTGCAGAATATGGTGCACTGCGCAGATCTCAGCAACCCCACGAAGCCCTTAGAGTTATACCGACAGTGGACGGACCGCATCATGGTAGAGTTCTTTCACCAGGGAGACTGTGAGCGGGAGAAGGGCATGGAGATCAGCCCTATGTGTGACAAGCACAACGCTTCGGTGGAAAAGTCACAG GTGGGGTTCATCGACTACATCGTACACCCTCTGTGGGAGACGTGGGCGGATCTGGTGCACCCCGATGCCCAGGACATTTTGGACACCTTGGAAGATAATCGCGAATGGTACCAGAACATGATCCAACAGAGCCCATCGCCACCCCCTGAGGAGCGGGATCCAGAGAGGACCTCCGGTGGGGACAAGTTCCAGTTTGAGCTCACGCTGGAAGAGGAAGGCGAGACCGACACTGAGCACGAGGAGACCGAGAgcccactggaagaggacactaGTGGGAGCGACTTCAAGACACTGGCCACGGATGACTCGGAATCGACTGAGATCCCCGGCAGCGACGAAGGAGTTGACCAACTCTCGCCCACTGGGGTGTGTCGAAGCGTGTCTCAGAAATCGTTACCGGACTATGTGGCAGAGGGGCAGGGTAGCCCCCTAAAGCTATCGATGGTGAAGAAAAAACAAGCTTTAAACTGTAACAACAGAAAATCTGTTGAGAGGACGCTATCGCAAACGGACACAAGTACCTCCCGGGTACAGACAGACCTCCCCCGAAAGGAGAGCTCAGGGGAGAAGGCACTCAGCCTCGACCAAGAGGGCAACGTCACATTTCTTCCACTCGGAACGTAA